The Gadus chalcogrammus isolate NIFS_2021 chromosome 10, NIFS_Gcha_1.0, whole genome shotgun sequence genome contains a region encoding:
- the LOC130390117 gene encoding transmembrane protein 109-like, which produces MTSANPSKRAHCTPAWCLSTYVLVLALASGCSGHSSSSDSEASPVNLRTLITGTFKDIRHDVENVVGTNVIQSTIERVALYLESMLGQDNFYTVAMFVEMVIRFLAEGAASGLNVIAVYVTEILRVTGIHVPLSLPRFTPEGVASVAQWGLLALIGYWLLTVILRLFIGLLRQVFWMLKTVAALWLFGLIVSDAHAGPDTTAIRLAGLVLGCALLGVAFPSSEKTVGVEGRLGQLEGRVRALEGRKGED; this is translated from the exons ATGACTTCCGCGAATCCTTCCAAGCGTGCACATTGCACGCCGGCTTGGTGTCTTTCTACGTATGTTCTGGTGCTTGCCCTTGCCTCGGGCTGCTCCGGACACAGTTCTTCAAGCGACTCGGAGGCATCCCCTGTCAACCTCCGCACCCTGATCACGGGTACCTTCAAAGACATCCGTCATGACGTGGAGAACGTTGTGGGAACCAATGTGATCCAATCCACAATCGAG cgTGTCGCGTTGTATCTAGAGTCAATGCTTGGTCAGGACAACTTCTATACCGTGGCAATG TTTGTGGAGATGGTCATCCGATTCCTGGCCGAAGGCGCAGCCAGCGGCCTGAATGTCATCGCTGTTTACGTCACAGAAATTCTCAGGGTCACAGGGATTCAtg TCCCGCTCTCCTTACCCCGCTTCACCCCCGAGGGCGTGGCCTCGGTGGCCCAGTGGGGGCTgctggctctgattggctactgGCTGCTGACGGTGATCCTGCGACTCTTCATCGGCCTCTTGCGGCAGGTCTTCTGGATGCTGAAGACGGTCGCCGCGCTCTGGCTCTTCGGCCTGATCGTGAGCGACGCGCACGCCGGCCCCGACACCACAGCCATCCGATTGGCCGGCCTGGTGCTAGGCTGCGCGCTGCTGGGCGTGGCCTTCCCCAGCTCCGAAAAGactgtgggggtggaggggcgccTGGGTCAGCTGGAGGGCCGGGTGAGGGCgttggaggggaggaagggggaggactAG
- the LOC130390116 gene encoding uncharacterized protein LOC130390116, with amino-acid sequence MELKSYTVTYTDPEDGETTVISNGEYETLRLFDRRLQLRSTRKNNYLEIDDLKARDSGVFSIQDDQANLAVRVTLEVAAPASTWMNVGLASGVVFIMVSCCFCLKRCCCKKSSKSSEEVTEPADDPPQLQEYSVMPPPPRYHMEPMPPSVSGGPVYSYSPVAPAASAVEVSAFQADPRTANASCSPTSQTVISVPSPPVPFTAPSAEAPATGSQAGTQDSSFGSNFLSSETDPCFEMKGMNLAPPLYSECVTANVYTSDKLNFGFL; translated from the exons ATGGAGCTAAAGTCGTACACTGTTACCTACACTGACCCTGAGGATGGAGAGACCACGGTCATTTCCAACGGAGAATATGAAACCCTACGCCTCTTTGACAGGAGGCTGCAATTACGTAGTACACGAAAGAACAATTATCTCGAAATCGATGACCTAAAAGCGCGGGATTCTGGTGTTTTTAGCATCCAAGATGACCAGGCTAATCTGGCCGTGAGAGTGACCCTCGAGGTGGCAG CACCCGCCTCAACGTGGATGAACGTCGGCCTTGCATCTGGCGTCGTTTTCATAATGGTGTCTTGCTGTTTCTGTCTGAAGAGGTGCTGCTGTAAGAAAAGCTCCAAGAGCAGTGAAGAGGTCACCGAGCCCGCCGACGACCCTCCCCAACTCCAG GAGTACAGTGTCATGCCCCCACCACCGAGGTACCACATGGAGCCCATGCCGCCGTCCGTAAGCGGTGGTCCTGTGTATTCATACAGTCCGGTCGCCCCGGCGGCGAGCGCAGTGGAGGTTAGTGCGTTTCAAGCGGATCCACGGACAGCCAACGCCTCCTGTAGCCCTACAAGTCAGACGGTGATCTCGGTTCCCTCGCCCCCCGTGCCCTTCACTGCCCCTTCGGCCGAG GCGCCAGCTACAGGAAGCCAGGCTGGTACTCAGGATAGCTCCTTCGGCAGCAACTTCCTGTCCTCCGAGACCGATCCATGCTTTGAGATGAAGGGCATGAATCTGGCGCCGCCCCTCTACTCCGAATGCGTCACTGCGAACGTCTACACGTCGGACAAACTCAACTTCGGCTTCCTCTAA
- the LOC130390757 gene encoding uncharacterized protein LOC130390757, translated as MELLVLFAACIVIGLSGGENVELPYGESHRFYLKSRAEYLYFESNVNYQSSKVPLWTRSKPSDTKRGQYDGYRYFTIGKLTQADNGKYTIQSRFNTTLETTRVDVSHHENLFSKSEGEQLLFEFPMELKSYTVTYTDPEDGETTVISNGEYETLRLFDRRLQLRSTQNNNYLEIDDLKARDSGVFSIQDDQANLAVRVTLEVAAPASTWMNVGLASGVVFIMVSCCFCLKRCCCKKSSKSSEEVTEPADDPPQLQEYSVMPPPPRYHMEPMPPSVSGGPVYSYRPVAPAASAVEVSAFQADPRTANASCSPTSQTVISVPSPPVPFTAPSAEAPATGSQAGTQDSSFGSNFLSSETDPCFEMKGMNLAPPLYSECVTANVYTSDKLNFGFL; from the exons GACTCTCAGGCGGAGAAAATGTGGAGTTGCCATATGGGGAAAGCCATAGATTTTATCTAAAATCCCGTGCGGAGTACCTGTACTTTGAATCTAATGTTAATTATCAATCTAGCAAAGTACCCCTGTGGACACGCAGCAAGCCTTCTGATACCAAACGGGGTCAGTATGACGGATACAGGTACTTCACGATAGGAAAACTCACCCAAGCGGATAATGGAAAATACACTATACAATCAAGATTTAACACCACTTTGGAAACCACCAGAGTTGATGTGTCAC ATCATGAAAACCTTTTCTCCAAAAGTGAGGGTGAACAGCTACTATTTGAATTTCCTATGGAGCTAAAGTCGTACACTGTTACCTACACTGACCCTGAGGATGGAGAGACAACGGTCATTTCCAACGGAGAATATGAAACCCTACGCCTCTTTGACAGGAGGCTGCAATTACGTAGtacacaaaataacaattatCTCGAAATCGATGACCTCAAAGCGCGGGATTCTGGTGTTTTTAGCATCCAAGATGACCAGGCTAATCTGGCCGTGAGAGTGACCCTCGAGGTGGCAG CACCCGCCTCAACGTGGATGAACGTCGGCCTTGCGTCTGGCGTCGTTTTCATAATGGTGTCTTGCTGCTTCTGTCTGAAGAGGTGCTGCTGTAAGAAAAGCTCCAAGAGCAGTGAAGAGGTCACCGAGCCCGCCGACGACCCTCCCCAACTCCAG GAGTACAGTGTCATGCCCCCACCACCGAGGTACCACATGGAGCCCATGCCGCCGTCCGTAAGCGGTGGTCCTGTGTATTCATACCGTCCGGTCGCCCCGGCGGCGAGCGCAGTGGAGGTTAGTGCGTTTCAAGCGGATCCACGGACAGCCAACGCCTCCTGTAGCCCTACAAGTCAGACGGTGATCTCGGTTCCCTCGCCCCCCGTGCCCTTCACTGCCCCTTCGGCCGAG GCGCCAGCTACAGGAAGCCAGGCTGGTACTCAGGATAGCTCCTTCGGCAGCAACTTCCTGTCCTCCGAGACCGATCCATGCTTTGAGATGAAGGGCATGAATCTGGCGCCGCCCCTCTACTCCGAATGCGTCACTGCGAACGTCTACACGTCGGACAAACTCAACTTCGGCTTCCTCTAA